The stretch of DNA ACCCCAGAAGGTAATCGCCACCAGCAGCGCCGTCAGCACCGCCGCGACCGGAATGGCGATGTTGAGCAGCGGCGAACGGTCTGGCGTCGCCCCGACCGACTGGTTGGTCCAATTGACTTCGGCGTTGCGCCAGAAATCTCCGTCGACTTGCGGCAACTGGTCCGCTTCGGCCGGTAACGTTTCGGCCAGTTGGCTGGTGGCCGGGCCGAGCGCTTCGGCCAGACGCCGGCAGTCGTGGCAGCAGTGGAGATGCCGCTCGACGGAGTCGTCAACTTCCGCGTCGCCGGTCGGAAATGGCGCTCGGGTGAGGATCTCGAAAACCTCGTCGCAGGTCGCCAGGCGGAGGGTATTCGAACGGCTATTCATGGGTGGGCTCTCCAGCCGGGCCGGCGTCAATCGCGGCGGCCGTCAGCAGCTCGGTCAAACGAATCATTCCCTTACGAACGCGGGCCTTGGCGGCCGGCAAACTGCATCCGAGCGAGTCGGCTATCTCTTGAAATTTCATCTGGCCAAAGAACCGCAAACGGACCGCCTCGGCCTGCGACGGCGTTAAATCGGACAGCAATTGGCGGACATGTTTGCGACGCTCGGCCAAGATCATCGCCGCAAGGGGATCGGCGGCCGTTTCATCGGCCTGCGAAGCGATCAGCGGCGGGTCACCCCATTCGTGCTCAGCCCGCCGGGCGCTCTTCTGGTGCAGCCG from Blastopirellula retiformator encodes:
- a CDS encoding RNA polymerase sigma factor, with the protein product MTTTPDRPPTDGELLTAVLSGQREKFAEIVRRYQTPLLRLAMSRLGRQQEAEDAVQQTFLNAFRWLDTYDSRYSFRTWLWTILINNCNRLHQKSARRAEHEWGDPPLIASQADETAADPLAAMILAERRKHVRQLLSDLTPSQAEAVRLRFFGQMKFQEIADSLGCSLPAAKARVRKGMIRLTELLTAAAIDAGPAGEPTHE